The Arsenophonus sp. genome contains a region encoding:
- the ppa gene encoding inorganic diphosphatase, producing the protein MNIKNIPNGKKVPDDLYAIIEIPAYSLPVKYEINKDLGVLFVDRFIATSMFYPCNYGYINNTLALDGDPMDVLVPTPYPLQSKTVIRCRPIGLLKMTDESGIDLKLIAVPHSKITKEYDHIYSICDLPILLKKQIQHFFQNYKQLESKKWVSIDGWEDVNISKKEITLSVERALTKSTI; encoded by the coding sequence ATGAACATTAAAAATATTCCAAATGGAAAAAAAGTTCCTGATGATTTATATGCTATTATAGAAATACCCGCTTATTCTTTACCAGTAAAGTATGAAATTAATAAAGATTTAGGTGTATTATTTGTTGATAGATTTATTGCTACTTCAATGTTTTATCCATGTAATTATGGGTATATTAATAATACACTTGCATTGGATGGAGATCCAATGGATGTATTAGTTCCAACACCATATCCATTACAATCTAAAACAGTAATTCGTTGTCGTCCTATTGGTTTATTAAAAATGACTGATGAATCTGGTATTGATTTAAAATTAATTGCAGTACCACATTCTAAAATTACAAAAGAATATGATCACATATATAGTATATGTGATTTGCCTATTTTATTAAAAAAACAGATTCAACATTTTTTTCAGAATTATAAACAATTAGAAAGTAAAAAATGGGTTAGTATAGATGGTTGGGAAGATGTAAATATAAGTAAAAAAGAAATTACTCTTTCTGTAGAAAGAGCATTAACTAAATCAACAATATAA
- a CDS encoding FAD-dependent oxidoreductase codes for MNNKKNINIVIIGGGILGSTIALALAQKGWNILIIEKNKFKNLKIQNEPYLRVSALNYQSIQFFKKINIWHEILKINRYQSYKTIKILENKKTILNFQSKNIQIPVMGYIIENNILQKILLKNLIKKQNVSLKYSNKSINLNYKKKKWEIIINNKKIFTDFIIGADGKFSELSNIIGIRNYGFQYEQSCLLIIIKINQIIKKDIVWQEFTSTGPRAFLPLFDAYACLIWYEHPKKIKDLKNMTNKKLKEKIRKKFKNELNNIKIIKKDSFPLFFYHASHYIKNGIALIGDAAHTIHPLAGQGINLGLRDINTLVNTLNYIKKNSLSINNKKNFYLYEKKRKQDFLLMQSSITIIDFLFKSNFQLVSNIKEVLFNFLNKSNLLKNQILKYALGLYF; via the coding sequence ATGAACAATAAAAAAAATATAAACATTGTCATAATAGGAGGTGGAATTTTAGGTTCTACAATTGCACTTGCCTTAGCTCAAAAAGGATGGAATATATTAATTATAGAAAAAAATAAATTTAAAAATTTGAAAATTCAAAATGAACCATATTTACGCGTTTCTGCATTAAATTATCAATCTATTCAATTTTTTAAAAAAATCAATATATGGCATGAAATTTTAAAAATAAATCGATATCAATCATATAAGACAATAAAAATTTTAGAAAATAAAAAAACAATTCTTAATTTTCAATCTAAAAATATTCAAATACCTGTTATGGGTTATATTATCGAAAATAATATATTACAAAAAATATTGTTAAAAAACCTCATAAAAAAACAAAACGTTTCTTTAAAATATTCAAATAAATCAATAAATTTAAACTATAAAAAAAAAAAATGGGAAATTATTATTAATAATAAAAAAATTTTCACTGATTTTATTATAGGAGCAGATGGAAAATTCTCCGAATTAAGCAATATTATTGGAATTAGAAATTATGGTTTTCAATATGAACAATCATGTTTATTAATTATAATAAAAATAAATCAAATCATCAAAAAAGATATTGTTTGGCAAGAATTTACTTCAACTGGACCACGTGCCTTTTTACCATTATTTGATGCTTATGCATGTTTAATTTGGTATGAACATCCTAAAAAAATAAAAGATTTAAAAAATATGACAAATAAAAAATTAAAAGAAAAAATTAGAAAAAAATTTAAAAATGAATTAAATAATATAAAAATAATCAAAAAAGATTCATTCCCACTCTTTTTTTATCATGCAAGTCACTATATAAAAAATGGAATAGCACTAATTGGAGATGCTGCACATACTATACATCCCTTGGCAGGTCAAGGAATTAATTTAGGATTACGTGATATTAATACATTAGTCAATACATTAAATTACATTAAAAAAAACTCTTTATCCATAAATAATAAAAAGAATTTTTATTTATATGAAAAAAAAAGAAAACAAGATTTTTTATTAATGCAATCAAGTATTACAATTATAGATTTTTTATTTAAATCTAATTTTCAATTAGTATCAAATATTAAAGAAGTATTATTTAATTTTTTAAATAAAAGTAATTTACTAAAAAATCAAATTTTAAAATACGCACTAGGATTGTATTTTTAA
- the plsB gene encoding glycerol-3-phosphate 1-O-acyltransferase PlsB, protein MLKWLKCIFNIINFIMNFFIKSKLIPKNPIKELSFDLKRPFLYVLPYRSYMDLFTLRYQCKCIGLPDPFDKNIIKKKKLPSYIFIDDKSYIFSYLLSLYKMDSVKIFISYLDLHFKNKNLNVQLLPVSVMFGRSPGRESHLTIPILKFLNKVQKFFSIIWLGRDTFIRFSPIVSLSQIAKKYGTDKIITKKLIRVARIHYSRQRLASIGPKLPIRQDLFNKILKSNIIKKVMSDEAKVKKINILKVQKQAKKILKEIAANFSYETIRITDRVLSWTWNRFYQGIHVNHIERVRKLAQDGYEIIYIPSHRSHMDYLLLSYILYHQGLVPPHIIAGNNLNFWPIGNIFRRLGAFFIRRSFGYNKLYSIIFREYLNELFFRGYSVEFFIEGKRSRTGRLLDPKTGTLSMTIQGILNSDTRVISIVPIYIGYENVLEVSTYSKELKGATKKKEGFFLMLKALLKLKNLGQGYVNFGKPILLNQYLDIHVPKWRKSINSFVYHRPIWLNIVSSKLAYKIMTHINNAAALNAINLCSIILLSSFQRALTREELIEQIECYLKIFKNIPYSQYITIPNKNAKLILEDALLSKKFHIERDNIGDIIFLSRNNAVFMTYYRNNIIHLIALPALVSSIIIYYNGNIKISVIKYQTNLIYPFLKAELFMRYQRKELHKIIEIIINELKKQKIIFLKKEEQSFIINPNRLRLLQTLASSIKEILQRYAITLSLLSNQSVYNRLILEKQSQILAHRLSILYGINSPEFFDKSIFSKLIDTLMKEKYVNRKGNLLVTNNISSLYKVISKLISFEIYLIIKNSKYFIKN, encoded by the coding sequence ATGTTAAAATGGTTAAAATGTATTTTTAATATAATAAATTTTATTATGAATTTTTTTATAAAAAGTAAATTAATACCAAAAAATCCTATTAAAGAGTTATCTTTTGATTTAAAACGTCCTTTTTTATATGTATTACCTTATCGTTCTTATATGGATTTATTTACATTAAGATATCAATGTAAATGTATTGGATTACCTGATCCGTTTGATAAAAATATAATTAAAAAAAAAAAATTACCTTCGTATATTTTTATAGATGATAAATCTTATATTTTCAGTTATTTATTATCTCTTTATAAAATGGATTCAGTAAAAATATTTATTTCATATCTAGATTTGCATTTTAAAAATAAAAATTTAAATGTTCAATTATTACCAGTTTCAGTTATGTTTGGTAGATCACCAGGAAGAGAATCGCATTTAACGATACCTATTTTAAAATTTTTAAATAAAGTTCAAAAATTTTTTTCAATTATTTGGTTAGGACGCGATACTTTTATTCGATTTTCTCCTATTGTGTCATTATCACAGATTGCTAAAAAATATGGTACAGATAAAATTATTACTAAAAAATTAATTCGAGTAGCACGTATTCATTATTCGCGTCAAAGATTAGCTTCGATTGGTCCTAAATTACCGATTAGACAAGACTTATTTAATAAAATTTTAAAATCTAATATCATAAAAAAAGTTATGTCTGATGAAGCTAAAGTAAAAAAAATTAATATTTTAAAAGTACAAAAACAAGCAAAAAAAATTTTAAAAGAAATAGCTGCTAATTTTTCATATGAAACTATTCGTATTACAGATAGAGTTTTGAGTTGGACTTGGAATCGTTTTTATCAAGGTATTCATGTGAATCATATAGAACGTGTTCGAAAATTAGCTCAAGATGGATATGAAATTATTTATATTCCATCTCACAGAAGTCATATGGACTATTTATTGCTTTCTTACATATTATATCATCAAGGATTGGTACCACCTCATATTATTGCAGGAAACAATTTAAATTTTTGGCCTATTGGAAATATCTTTCGTAGGTTAGGAGCTTTTTTTATTAGAAGATCTTTTGGATATAATAAGTTATATTCTATTATATTTCGTGAATATCTTAATGAATTATTTTTTCGTGGATATTCTGTAGAATTTTTTATTGAAGGAAAAAGATCTAGAACTGGTAGATTATTAGATCCAAAAACCGGAACGTTATCTATGACAATTCAAGGAATTTTAAATAGTGATACTCGCGTCATTTCAATTGTGCCTATTTATATTGGATATGAAAATGTTTTAGAAGTTTCTACATATTCTAAGGAATTAAAAGGAGCTACCAAAAAAAAAGAGGGATTTTTTTTAATGTTAAAAGCTTTATTGAAATTAAAAAATTTAGGACAAGGATATGTAAATTTTGGAAAGCCAATTTTGTTGAATCAATATTTAGATATCCATGTTCCTAAATGGCGTAAATCTATTAATTCTTTTGTATATCATCGTCCTATTTGGTTAAATATAGTCTCATCAAAATTAGCTTATAAAATTATGACTCATATTAATAATGCTGCTGCATTAAATGCAATAAATTTATGTAGTATAATTTTATTATCTTCATTTCAAAGAGCATTAACTAGAGAAGAATTAATAGAACAAATTGAATGTTATTTAAAAATTTTTAAAAATATTCCATATAGTCAATACATAACTATACCTAATAAAAATGCTAAATTAATTTTAGAAGATGCATTATTATCTAAAAAATTTCATATTGAGAGAGATAATATTGGAGATATTATTTTTCTTTCAAGAAATAATGCAGTTTTTATGACTTATTATAGAAATAATATTATTCATTTGATTGCTTTACCAGCATTAGTTTCTAGTATAATTATATATTATAATGGTAATATTAAAATTAGTGTTATTAAATATCAAACTAATTTAATTTATCCATTTTTAAAAGCAGAACTCTTTATGCGATATCAGAGAAAAGAATTGCATAAAATTATAGAAATAATTATTAATGAATTAAAAAAACAAAAAATAATATTTTTAAAAAAAGAAGAACAATCTTTTATTATTAATCCAAATCGATTAAGATTGTTACAAACTTTAGCATCAAGTATAAAAGAAATATTACAACGTTACGCTATTACATTATCTTTGTTAAGTAATCAATCTGTTTATAACAGATTGATTTTAGAAAAACAAAGTCAAATATTAGCACATCGTTTATCTATATTATATGGAATTAATTCTCCTGAATTTTTTGACAAAAGTATTTTTTCAAAGTTAATAGATACTTTAATGAAAGAAAAGTATGTTAATAGAAAAGGTAATTTATTAGTTACTAATAACATATCTTCTTTATATAAAGTCATTTCTAAATTGATTTCTTTTGAAATATATTTAATTATAAAAAATTCAAAATATTTTATAAAAAATTAA
- a CDS encoding 4-hydroxybenzoate octaprenyltransferase encodes MNDCIDKNIDKHIPRTKKRPLVIKKIKIKNALILYLFLIFLSFFLVLQLNRMSIFLSLISLSLMILYPYTKRITYFPQIILGCTFSMSILIVYISNNLFFPVESWLLFITNIIWIIIYDTQYATTDMKYDIIISIKSTAILFGKKNRKIILYFQCLMIFSLIYIGYYLKLNYIFFIHLIIAGLIFLYQQKLMKKNNQNAYLKAFKSNQYVGLIIFIGIFLNFL; translated from the coding sequence ATTAATGATTGTATAGATAAAAATATTGATAAGCATATTCCTAGAACTAAAAAAAGACCATTAGTAATAAAAAAAATAAAAATTAAAAATGCATTAATATTATATTTATTTTTAATTTTTCTATCATTTTTTTTGGTATTACAATTAAATCGAATGTCTATTTTTTTATCATTAATATCATTATCATTAATGATATTATATCCTTATACAAAAAGAATTACTTATTTCCCTCAAATAATATTAGGATGTACATTTAGTATGTCAATACTAATAGTGTATATTTCTAATAATCTATTTTTCCCTGTAGAATCTTGGTTGTTATTTATAACAAATATTATATGGATTATTATATATGATACCCAATACGCAACAACAGATATGAAATATGATATTATTATATCTATTAAATCTACGGCTATATTATTTGGAAAAAAAAATAGAAAAATAATTTTATATTTTCAATGTTTAATGATTTTCTCTTTAATATATATAGGATATTATTTAAAATTAAATTATATTTTCTTTATTCATTTAATTATAGCAGGATTAATTTTTCTATATCAACAAAAATTGATGAAAAAAAATAACCAAAACGCATATTTAAAAGCATTCAAAAGTAACCAATATGTCGGATTAATTATTTTTATTGGAATATTTCTTAATTTTTTATAA
- the ftsL gene encoding cell division protein FtsL — MKNHKYNLITIIGIDIIQNNIIHIFLIILIIIFSFLNINLRHKIRFLTTYKELLLNKQEQLDAEWRNLLLEENSLKEYSKIEKTSIEVLKMIYIDPNSTNKIINQ, encoded by the coding sequence ATGAAAAACCATAAATATAATTTGATTACTATTATAGGAATAGATATTATTCAAAATAATATTATTCATATTTTTCTTATTATACTAATTATTATTTTTTCATTTCTTAATATTAATTTACGTCATAAAATACGATTCTTAACAACATATAAAGAATTGCTTTTAAATAAACAAGAACAATTAGATGCTGAATGGCGTAATCTTCTATTAGAAGAAAATTCATTAAAAGAATATTCTAAAATAGAGAAAACTTCTATAGAAGTGTTAAAAATGATTTATATAGATCCTAATTCCACAAACAAAATTATTAATCAATAA
- the tuf gene encoding elongation factor Tu — protein MSKEKFQRSKPHLNVGTIGHVDHGKTTLTSAITTVLAKKYGGNAFAFEQIDNAPEEKARGITISTSHVEYDTSLRHYAHVDCPGHADYIKNMITGAAQMDGAILVVAATDGPMPQTREHILLARQVGVPYIVVFLNKCDMVDDKELLELVEIEVRELLTQYNFPGDKTPIIQGSALKALDGIQEWEEKILQLTNALDEYIPEPVRAINKPFLLPIEDVFSISGRGTVVTGRIETGIVKVGSEIEIVGLKKTTKTICTGVEMFRKLLDEGRAGENVGILLRGTKREEVERGQVLAEPNSIKPYTKFDSEVYILKKEEGGRHTPFFNGYRPQFYFRTTDVTGTIKLKENVEMVMPGDNIHMQVTLIAPIAMDVGLRFAIREGGHTVGAGLVTNIIE, from the coding sequence ATGTCTAAAGAAAAATTTCAACGTTCAAAACCACATCTTAACGTTGGTACAATTGGTCATGTTGATCATGGTAAAACTACTCTAACATCAGCTATAACCACTGTATTAGCTAAAAAATATGGAGGTAATGCATTTGCTTTTGAACAAATAGATAATGCACCAGAAGAAAAAGCTAGAGGTATTACTATTTCAACATCTCATGTAGAATATGATACTTCTTTAAGACATTATGCTCATGTAGATTGTCCAGGACATGCTGATTATATAAAAAATATGATTACTGGAGCAGCACAAATGGATGGAGCAATATTAGTTGTAGCTGCAACAGATGGACCAATGCCTCAAACTCGTGAACATATATTATTAGCTAGACAAGTTGGTGTACCTTATATCGTGGTATTTTTAAATAAATGCGACATGGTAGATGATAAAGAATTACTTGAACTTGTCGAAATAGAAGTTCGAGAATTACTTACACAATATAATTTTCCTGGAGATAAAACACCAATTATTCAAGGATCTGCTTTAAAAGCTTTAGATGGTATTCAAGAATGGGAAGAAAAAATTTTACAACTTACAAATGCATTAGATGAATATATTCCAGAACCAGTTAGAGCTATTAATAAACCTTTTCTTTTACCTATTGAAGATGTTTTTTCTATATCTGGAAGAGGAACTGTAGTAACTGGAAGGATCGAAACTGGAATTGTAAAAGTTGGATCTGAAATCGAAATAGTTGGCTTAAAAAAAACTACTAAGACAATATGTACTGGAGTAGAAATGTTTCGAAAATTATTAGATGAAGGAAGAGCTGGTGAAAATGTAGGAATTTTATTAAGAGGAACAAAAAGAGAAGAAGTTGAACGAGGTCAAGTCTTAGCAGAACCTAATTCTATTAAGCCATACACTAAATTTGATTCAGAAGTATATATCCTAAAAAAAGAAGAAGGAGGTCGACATACACCATTTTTTAACGGATATCGACCACAATTCTATTTCAGAACTACCGATGTTACTGGAACAATAAAATTAAAAGAAAATGTTGAAATGGTTATGCCTGGAGATAATATACATATGCAAGTTACTTTAATAGCACCTATTGCCATGGATGTTGGTTTAAGATTTGCTATTAGAGAAGGAGGACATACAGTTGGAGCAGGATTAGTAACTAATATTATTGAATAA
- the rsmH gene encoding 16S rRNA (cytosine(1402)-N(4))-methyltransferase RsmH, which produces MNLNKKKYKSVLLNEAINSLNIKKSGIYIDATFGTGGHSKLILSHLGPYGKLIAIDRDPEAIEIAKKIKDKRLIIHNLCFSKLFKFIKFQKLEGKINGILLDLGMSSIQLDNPKRGFSFMKDGPLDMRMNQQKGETAKKWLTYAKKKDIEKILKKYGEEKYAKKIAKNIFYYNQLNKNDPLNSTVKLKELINKCISIKKRKKNPATKTFQAIRIYINNELEEIKKFLKDSLNILATYGRLSVISFHSLEDKLIKSFITNNSNILLNIPSKLPITENEIRKKFPKKMKKLGKVKATKNEISKNPRSRSAILRFAEKIK; this is translated from the coding sequence ATAAATTTGAATAAAAAAAAATATAAAAGTGTATTATTAAATGAAGCCATTAATAGTTTAAATATCAAGAAATCAGGAATATACATTGATGCTACTTTTGGAACAGGAGGACATTCTAAATTGATTTTATCTCATTTAGGACCATATGGAAAGTTAATAGCAATTGATCGAGATCCAGAAGCAATTGAAATAGCTAAAAAAATAAAAGACAAAAGACTTATCATTCATAATCTTTGCTTTTCTAAATTATTCAAATTTATTAAATTTCAAAAATTAGAAGGTAAAATCAATGGAATATTATTAGATCTTGGTATGTCTTCAATACAATTAGATAATCCAAAAAGAGGGTTTTCATTCATGAAAGATGGACCATTAGATATGAGAATGAATCAACAAAAAGGAGAAACAGCAAAAAAATGGCTTACATATGCTAAAAAAAAAGATATAGAAAAAATTTTAAAAAAATATGGAGAAGAAAAATATGCGAAAAAAATAGCTAAAAATATATTTTATTACAATCAACTCAATAAAAATGATCCATTAAATAGTACTGTAAAATTAAAAGAATTAATCAATAAATGCATTTCTATAAAAAAAAGGAAAAAAAATCCAGCAACTAAAACCTTTCAAGCAATTCGAATTTATATTAATAATGAATTAGAAGAAATAAAAAAGTTTTTAAAAGATTCATTAAATATATTAGCAACTTATGGAAGATTATCTGTTATTAGTTTTCATTCTTTAGAAGATAAATTAATAAAATCATTTATTACAAACAATAGTAATATTTTATTGAACATTCCATCAAAATTACCTATTACTGAAAATGAAATAAGAAAAAAATTTCCAAAAAAAATGAAAAAACTTGGAAAAGTTAAAGCGACAAAAAATGAAATTTCTAAAAATCCTCGATCAAGAAGTGCAATTCTTCGTTTTGCAGAAAAAATAAAATAA
- the miaB gene encoding tRNA (N6-isopentenyl adenosine(37)-C2)-methylthiotransferase MiaB, whose protein sequence is MVKKIYIKTWGCQMNEYDSDKIIDILHEYGGYQKTDSYKQADVLILNTCSIRDKAQEKLFHQLGRWKKIKQKNPKVIIAVGGCVASQEGKFLLKRTPYIDIIFGPQTLQRLPFMIEKKKMSNNSVIDISFPAIEKFDNLPKPIANSVSAYVSIMEGCNKYCSFCIVPYTRGPEVSRSCDDILLEIIELTEQGVKEIHLLGQNVNSYYGKSFNGKTCSFSELLYLISSIDKVKRIRFTTSHPFEFTDDIIDAFKHIPKIVSFLHLPVQSGSDRILRLMRRLYTINEYKKIIEKLRIARSNILISSDFIVGFPGETERDFKKTIELVEDICFDMSYSFIYSARPGTAASKLEDNITLETKKERLSILQNKINEKSFFYSKMMLGTIQNVLVEGLSRKNKNKLCARTENNRIVVFDGSFDMIGKFVKLKITGYKLHSLNGELI, encoded by the coding sequence ATGGTTAAAAAAATTTATATTAAAACTTGGGGTTGTCAGATGAATGAATATGATTCGGATAAAATTATTGATATATTACATGAATATGGTGGTTATCAAAAAACCGATTCATATAAACAAGCTGATGTATTGATTCTTAATACATGTTCTATTAGAGATAAAGCTCAGGAAAAATTGTTTCATCAATTAGGAAGATGGAAAAAAATAAAGCAAAAGAATCCAAAGGTTATTATAGCAGTTGGCGGTTGTGTTGCATCTCAAGAAGGTAAATTTTTATTAAAAAGAACGCCATATATCGATATAATTTTTGGTCCTCAAACTTTACAACGATTACCATTCATGATTGAAAAAAAGAAAATGAGTAATAATTCTGTTATAGATATTTCTTTTCCTGCAATAGAAAAATTTGATAATTTACCAAAACCAATAGCAAATAGTGTTTCTGCATATGTTTCTATCATGGAAGGATGTAATAAATATTGTTCATTTTGTATAGTTCCGTACACTCGTGGACCAGAAGTTAGTAGATCATGTGATGATATTTTATTAGAAATAATAGAATTGACTGAACAAGGTGTTAAAGAAATACATTTATTAGGACAAAATGTTAATTCTTATTATGGTAAAAGTTTTAATGGAAAAACTTGTTCATTTTCAGAATTACTATATTTAATTTCTTCAATTGATAAGGTTAAAAGAATTCGTTTTACGACTAGTCATCCTTTTGAATTTACAGATGATATTATTGATGCTTTTAAGCATATACCAAAAATTGTAAGTTTTTTACATCTTCCAGTACAAAGTGGTTCAGATCGTATTTTAAGATTAATGAGAAGATTATATACTATTAATGAATATAAAAAAATTATTGAAAAATTAAGAATAGCACGTTCTAATATTTTAATTAGTTCAGATTTTATTGTTGGTTTTCCTGGTGAAACTGAACGGGATTTTAAAAAAACAATTGAATTAGTTGAAGATATTTGTTTTGATATGAGTTATAGTTTTATATATTCTGCTAGACCTGGAACTGCAGCATCTAAATTAGAAGATAATATTACTTTAGAAACAAAAAAAGAACGTCTTTCAATTTTACAAAATAAAATTAATGAAAAATCATTTTTTTATAGCAAAATGATGTTAGGAACTATTCAAAATGTTTTAGTTGAAGGATTATCTCGTAAAAATAAAAATAAACTTTGTGCCCGTACAGAAAATAATCGTATTGTTGTTTTTGATGGTTCTTTTGATATGATTGGAAAATTTGTAAAATTAAAAATTACTGGTTATAAATTACATAGTTTAAATGGAGAATTAATTTAA
- the coaA gene encoding type I pantothenate kinase, which produces MLNINYINFNKKQKNIFKKRNYGYTYKVPYIIGITGSVASGKTTIARLLRQFLSNFPNRPKVDLITTDCFLYSNDILNTLNILNKKGFPQSYDINHLIKFIVNMKLGNKKVFAPIYSHKYYNIIQNKKQAFIQPDILIVEGLNIFQDYTNYLNENIFTSNFFDFSIYIDAPDYFLKVWYINRFLEFCYFSDPNSYYYRYSKFNLNEIIGIATFIWENVNKVNLEENIILTKKKANLIITKNYDHDLVKLKWKNYCSYLLN; this is translated from the coding sequence ATGTTGAATATTAATTATATTAATTTTAATAAAAAACAAAAAAATATTTTTAAAAAACGCAACTATGGTTATACGTACAAAGTACCATATATTATTGGAATTACTGGTAGTGTTGCTTCTGGGAAAACTACTATTGCGAGATTATTAAGGCAATTTTTAAGTAATTTTCCTAATCGTCCAAAAGTAGATTTAATTACCACAGATTGTTTTTTGTATTCCAATGATATTCTTAATACGTTAAATATACTTAATAAAAAAGGATTTCCTCAGTCATATGATATAAATCATTTAATAAAATTTATTGTTAATATGAAATTAGGGAATAAGAAAGTATTTGCCCCGATTTATTCTCATAAATATTATAATATTATTCAAAATAAAAAACAAGCTTTTATACAACCAGATATTTTAATAGTAGAAGGATTAAATATTTTTCAAGATTATACAAATTATTTAAACGAAAATATTTTCACATCCAATTTTTTTGATTTTTCAATTTATATTGATGCACCTGATTATTTTTTAAAAGTTTGGTATATTAATAGATTTTTAGAATTTTGTTATTTTTCTGATCCTAATAGTTATTATTATCGTTATTCTAAATTTAATTTAAATGAAATCATTGGCATCGCGACTTTTATATGGGAAAATGTTAATAAAGTAAATTTAGAAGAAAATATTATATTAACTAAAAAAAAAGCAAATTTAATTATTACGAAAAATTATGATCATGATTTAGTAAAATTAAAATGGAAAAATTATTGTTCATATTTGTTAAATTAA